One Mycobacterium sp. SMC-4 DNA window includes the following coding sequences:
- a CDS encoding HypC/HybG/HupF family hydrogenase formation chaperone, protein MCLGIPGKVIEIWDEAGTRMSTVEFGGTTKTVCLAYLPDMGVGEYTIVHAGFAITRLDEASAQETLRMFADLGVLEEELAGEQAFTRKDLS, encoded by the coding sequence ATGTGCCTCGGGATTCCCGGCAAGGTGATCGAGATCTGGGACGAAGCCGGGACACGGATGTCCACGGTGGAATTCGGCGGTACCACCAAGACGGTGTGTCTGGCCTATCTCCCCGACATGGGTGTCGGGGAGTACACCATCGTGCACGCCGGCTTTGCAATCACCCGGCTTGACGAGGCTTCGGCGCAAGAGACGCTGCGGATGTTCGCCGACCTGGGTGTCCTGGAGGAGGAGCTGGCCGGCGAGCAGGCGTTCACCCGAAAGGATCTCTCATGA